The sequence TCCGCCTCTACAGTTCCACCACCTCCTGAGCCTGAGCCCGACCAACCGTTTGACTTCCATCGATTCTTAGAGCAGCTTCGCCACCGCACGGCTGATCCAGTAGCCAAGTTCCTGCGCTCGTTCCTGACAGAATTTGCGAAGAAACAGTGGATGGCCCACGAGCAAGTCAAAATCATCAGCGACTTTCTGGCTTTTATCACGAACAAGATGGCCATGTGTGAGGTTTGGCGCGACGTGTCAGATGCCGAGTTTGACAATGCCAAAGAAGGGATGGAAAAGCTTGTCATGAATCGCCTCTACTCACAGACATTCTCGCCGGCGATCCCAGCTCCCCCGTCTATTCCCCGAAGTGTGAGCCGTAGCCGGAGACGGGAGATTGAGAGACTCCACGGCCCGTGGCGCCGAGGGCAACACCAGGAGGATGTTGAGCGTGATGATATCCTCGCACAGAAGATCCGAATCTACAGTTGGGTAAAAGAAGAGCATCTGGACATTACCCCCGTGAGTGGCAGTGGGCGACGTTTCTTAACCCTGGCTCAGCAAGGTATGCTTCCTTGAGTCACCTCTTTTGCATCGAAGACGCAAGCTGATTGAAATTGAAGAGCTGTTGAAGATCAACGGTTACCGCGCCCCTCGAGATAAAGTCATTTGCATTTTGAACTGCTGCAAGGTTATCTTTGGCCTTTTAAGGAATAGTAAAAAGGGCGATACCTCGGCCGATTCATTCATTCCGCTACTGATTTATGTGGTCTTGCATGCAAACCCTGGAAACCTCGTCTCGAACATTCAGTATATTCTACGTTTCCGCAATCAGGATAAACTTGGGGGTGAAGCCGGCTACTACCTGTCCTCCTTGGTATGTCTGATTCTCTGTGCGTGGATACTTTTCGCCTTGTTCAGTGCACTGACCTCTCTGATCAGTCTGGAGCCATTCAATTCATCGAGACGCTTGATCGCACAACTCTGACCGTCAGCGATGAGGAATTTGAGCGTAACGTGGAAGCGGCCGTCTCTGCCATCGCCGAGCAAAACCGGGAACATGAATCTTTGGCAGAGAAGCCATCCGCGCAGCCCGCATCCTCTGGTGGGCCGGTGCCACAAAGCTCAGGATCCGCTCAGAGGGAAACGTCCCAATCTAGTGATGACGAGACGTCCGCCCCTGTGGCAGGGCTTCTCCGTAGTATTCAAAAACCCCTCTCCACCATCGGTAGGATCTTCTCGGATGACGGTGACTCTGGCCAGCCTGCGGCCTCGGACCGTCCACTTCAACCTGCCCTTACTCCCCAGCCCGGTGTTGCACCCCCACGTCTCACCCCCAATGTTTATCAACCTCCGCGCGCGAGCAGTGAAGGCCGTCGCTCTGCAGATGAACGCCCAGCGCCTCCTGCGGAGAAGCCCGGCGCGGCCCAGCGGACTTTAAGCCGCGTGCTTGATGCTCAAGATGCAGCCGCTCGCCAGGCCAGTGCCGAAGAAGCCGAGGCTCGGCGGATTCAGCGTGCTGAACACAATAATATCGTTGAAGCACTGTCGAATATGTTTCCGAGTTTAGATCGGGATGTCATTGACGACGTGGTCAAGCAGAAGGAAGGAAGGTCAGTTCACTTTCTGTGTTGTGCAAGTTAATCTCTTCTTGGGGTTGTACTGACTGTAATTCACAGAGTTGGTCTCGCGGTCGACGCGTGCCTTGCTCTTAGCGCTGAATAAGGCAGAAGCGCGTCCGCTTCTTGTAAATCGCGTACTCGTCTGACAGCCCCAATGCAGCGAGCGTTCATGGTTTGGGTTTTCCTCTGGTGCTTGCAACAAAGAACTTCGCCCTGGACCCTGGCTCATGGCATGCTTTAGTTGTGGTCAGTATGCATACTGAATTCGGAATTTTGTGCATTAGCGATTGTTTCCCAGCGGCATCCAGAATAAATCTCATCGATCGTGTGGATCTGGCTAAATGTTCACTTGAATTGCCACCGAGCAGGGGCTTGAACCTTGCCTAGAATGCTCTGTGTTGACATGGCAAAGTCAACTGATTGTATTACCTGGTACCTGGACTTGACCGCCCAGCAGGCACGTCGACTTAGTGTTCCAATATGTGTGATTACAGGCGATGACTGTTCCATACGGACATGACTGAAGTTCCTGGATTGCGGTGGGAGATTTCTCTACCTCTACTGTACCTAGTTGTCGTGCAGATACCTCTCTTTTCACGTCTTTCATCTGTAATATTGCGGGGCAGTATTTTGATCAAGATCTTTTGGGCTTGCCTCGCGCTCTGCCTTTGTTTCCCAAGGTCCGCCCGTATCTGTCGTTGAGATGCTTGAAAATCCAGTCTTCACTGTACTTGGAGATTCCGTACCAGTATACAGTGTACAATCGGTACACGCTTAATGTCGCCGACATTCAATCTACAGTGTACATATGCTCATGCCGCACGGGCAGTCCAGAATATGCCAGGAAGATTCCATACTGCGCAGCTCAACTGAGGACTCGGCTTAGCCACATATGTGGCTGTGCATATACACCGATTGGCTCCTGAGAGGCCACACGGAAGTATGACGTCTGTAATGAAGCTCTCGCCACAGAGCGGCAACGCTGCGCTCCAGAGGTGCATGCACATGCATGTGGCTCCATCACATTGCTTTAAATACCACCCGCATCGCTCGGCTTTCTTGAACCAACCTACCTTCAAACTGCACATTCATCATTCTCAAGGATTCTCATAAGAAGGTGTCTCTACCAATCTACTCCACATCACAACAAGACATCCATCTTTACGCCGCGGAACATCGCCCCCACTCTCACAATGCCCATTCCAACCTTCGACTCCAAACCCCAACAGCAAGCAGCGGAGGCTAATCGAGCTGGTGAAACATGCTCCACGGGCCAGGCTGATCTTGCCTCCTTCGCCGCACTGGACGGCAGCGTGTCCCATTTTGACCCAAAGTTCCGTGAGACTCCAGCCTCGGAGCAGGGCGAACGCCCATTgagcaaggaagagattgacCGACTGTATGAGGAGCGCATGGAGGATGAGTACGCcaaaagagagggtggtgccTAAATAAAGCGGCTTCTCAATCAATTTCATTCTCCTCGCTCGGCGGAGCCTGAGCAGCGTTCTATGATGGATCTTGTTCGTTCCCTGTCTCGTCAATAAATATGTCCGGCGACCGGTTGTGTCAGCTGCTCTCTTTTCAATAGGTATTCACACGTAGCGACTGTGCCACCCCGGCCAATCCCTGATGCGTGCAATCATAGAGCCTAGTTATAGTAGCCCCAATGTACTTGACATACATTTTCCTCGGCAATTCTTGGATTCTCAAACATCCACGCCTGTCGGAGACTATGATTCGTGCAGCTGTGGACTTCCCGGTTAGCGCTGATATCCATTGTCAGCAAAGCGGGGCAGCTCGGTCTAGTGGCTAGTCTCACTATGAGTCAATCTCATTTGACGATAAAAAGAATGCTTGAAGAGTGTCGTAGGAGTAATTGAATTCGACTTGAGCGAATCGTAAGTCAACTGCAGGTTGGATGTTCTGACAATTTCTAAAGACATTATTACTAGGCCAAGGATCAGCTGTACCCCAATCATTGTCAACGACGACTCACAGACGCACTTGAGAGACAGAATATAGTGTATCCATCATGGCTGAAAGCCTTCCAGAGAAGCCCTCGGTCACCAAGTCTTCACTCTATCCGGAGCAAGTCACGCGGGTGATCATTCCGGAGAGATTGGATTCAGTCAATACCCAGCATTT comes from Penicillium oxalicum strain HP7-1 chromosome I, whole genome shotgun sequence and encodes:
- a CDS encoding Vacuolar protein sorting-associated protein 9a is translated as MSATEPFDSGSGREGDQPARQQQPEGSTLTPSELLDMNDDHSVDSFRKAKMSPTARAESQSPAAGVSSSSASAAPSQIERLAGQVHTLSMSAQDPEAEQATSNSASPPPPLPEKDDTFSSPHPTAPAITPQPSAPNSVPGSEKELPDIPSEDDTGANQTYRNKEAQDDTESQPEIQNIMDQFQDPSRITGQQEIMSPRLEKTEMFRTSQHFPPRRSSLEPMHASDSGSSGPTMLQSNQTVTSHRQSIGPDELSLTRQSSASTVPPPPEPEPDQPFDFHRFLEQLRHRTADPVAKFLRSFLTEFAKKQWMAHEQVKIISDFLAFITNKMAMCEVWRDVSDAEFDNAKEGMEKLVMNRLYSQTFSPAIPAPPSIPRSVSRSRRREIERLHGPWRRGQHQEDVERDDILAQKIRIYSWVKEEHLDITPVSGSGRRFLTLAQQELLKINGYRAPRDKVICILNCCKVIFGLLRNSKKGDTSADSFIPLLIYVVLHANPGNLVSNIQYILRFRNQDKLGGEAGYYLSSLSGAIQFIETLDRTTLTVSDEEFERNVEAAVSAIAEQNREHESLAEKPSAQPASSGGPVPQSSGSAQRETSQSSDDETSAPVAGLLRSIQKPLSTIGRIFSDDGDSGQPAASDRPLQPALTPQPGVAPPRLTPNVYQPPRASSEGRRSADERPAPPAEKPGAAQRTLSRVLDAQDAAARQASAEEAEARRIQRAEHNNIVEALSNMFPSLDRDVIDDVVKQKEGRVGLAVDACLALSAE